One stretch of Mus pahari chromosome 15, PAHARI_EIJ_v1.1, whole genome shotgun sequence DNA includes these proteins:
- the Tex43 gene encoding testis-expressed protein 43, which translates to MASEKDAGPALPKLDDDNQTAENTSKPVEEQPQQVRCDDIHLPRFSLKQGMIPTRYVMPWKENMKFRNVNLKQAEACGIYAGPLEDSLFWGYSERLCHGEDRKAVLKKGLPEIKIADMPLHSPLSRYQSTVISHGFRRRLI; encoded by the exons ATGGCTTCAGAAAAAGATGCCGGTCCTGCCTTACCCAAACTCGACGACGACAATCAAACAGCAGAGAACACATCCAAACCTGTTGAAGAGCAGCCTCAACAGGTCAG GTGTGACGACATTCACTTGCCTCGGTTTTCACTAAAGCAAGGGATGATACCAACCCGTTACGTCATGCCTTGGAAGGAAAACATGAAATTTAGGAACGTGAATCTAAAG CAAGCAGAAGCCTGTGGGATCTATGCTGGTCCCCTGGAAGATTCTCTGTTCTGGGGTTACAGCGAGCGGCTTTGCCACGGGGAAGATCGGAAAGCCGTCCTGAAGAAAGGCCTGCCGGAGATAAAGATTGCCGACATGCCTTTGCATTCGCCTCTCTCCAGATACCAGAGCACAGTGATCTCCCACGGCTTCCGGAGGCGACTGATCTGA
- the Phax gene encoding phosphorylated adapter RNA export protein, producing MALEAGDMEEGQLSDSDSDMTVVPSDRPLQMARVLGGGSAACAPVSHYRTVKHVDSSEESLDSDDDCSLWKRKRQKCHNRPPKPEPFPFGPSGQKTALNGGKKVNNIWGAVLQEQNQDAVATELGILGMEGSIDRSRQSETYNYLLAKKLAKKESQEYTKELDKDLDEYMHGDKKPGSKEEENGQGHLKRKRPVKDRLGNRVEMNYKGRYEITEEDSPEKVADEIAFRLQEPKKDLIARVVRILGNKKAIELLMETAEVEQNGGLFIMNGSRRRTPGGVFLNLLKNTPSISEEQIKDIFYIENQKEYENKKAARKRRTQLLGKKMKQAIKSLNFQEDDDTSRETFASDTNEALASLDEAQEGPGETKLDAEEAIEVDHPQDLDIF from the exons ATGGCGCTGGAAGCTGGCGACATGGAAGAGGGGCAGCTTTCCGACTCGGATTCCGACATGACGGTCGTCCCCAGCGATAGGCCTCTGCAAATGGCG AGAGTCCTAGGTGGGGGCAGTGCTGCGTGCGCACCAGTGTCACATTATCGGACTGTTAAACATGTGGACTCCAGCGAGGAGAGTCTAGATTCCGATGACGATTGCTCTCTTTGGAAACGCAAGCGACAGAAGTGTCACAACCGTCCTCCCAAGCCAGAGCCCTTCCCATTTGGACCAAGTGGTCAGAAAACAGCTCTCAACGGTGGAAAGAAGGTGAACAACATCTGGGGCGCCGTGCTCCAGGAACAGAATCAAGATGCAGTGGCCACGGAACTTGGCATCTTGGGAATGGAAGGCTCCATCGACAGAAGCAGGCAGTCTGAGACCTATAATTATTTGCTTGCTAAGAAACTTGCTAAGAAGGAATCTCAAGAGTACACAAAGGAACTGGACAAAGATCTAGATGAATATATGCATGGTGACAAAAAACCAGGGtcaaaggaagaggagaatgggCAAGGTCACCTCAAACGGAAACGACCTGTCAAAGACAGACTGGGTAACAGAGTGGAAATGAACTACAAAGGGCGCTATGAGATCACAGAAGAGGATTCTCCCGAGAAGGTGGCCGATGAGATCGCCTTCAG GTTGCAGGAACCCAAGAAGGACCTGATAGCCCGGGTGGTGAGGATACTGGGAAACAAGAAGGCCATTGAGCTTCTGATGGAGACAGCCGAAGTCGAGCAAAATGGTGGCCTTTTCATAATG AACGGTAGCCGACGAAGAACACCCGGTGGAGTTTTTCTGAATCTCCTGAAGAACACACCGAGCATCAGCGAAGAACAGATTAAG GACATTTTCTACAttgaaaatcaaaaggaatatgaaaataaaaaagctgctagaaaaagaagaacacagCTATtggggaagaaaatgaaacaagctATTAAAAGTCTGAACTTCCAGGAGGATGACGACACATCTCGAGAAACGTTTGCAAGTGACACTAATGAGGCCCTGGCCTCTCTGGACGAAGCCCAGGAAGGACCTGGTGAGACCAAGCTGGATGCTGAGGAGGCCATCGAGGTGGACCACCCTCAGGACTTGGACATCTTCTAA